The Lycium ferocissimum isolate CSIRO_LF1 chromosome 10, AGI_CSIRO_Lferr_CH_V1, whole genome shotgun sequence genome window below encodes:
- the LOC132032470 gene encoding probable serine/threonine-protein kinase PBL2 isoform X3: protein MVVAVKKLKPESFQGHREWLAEVNYLGLLHHENLVRLIGYCSEFDNRLLVYEVMAKGSLENHLFKKGVQLIPWATRMCIAVDVARGLSFLHGLEANVIYRDLKASNILLDSDFNAKLSDFGLARDGPSGDRTHVSTRVVGTTGYAAPEYVASGHLTPKNDVYGFGVVLLELLSGKRAIGDENAGGADETLVDWAKPFLSDSRRVLRIMDTRLGGQYSKKGVQTAASLALRCLDVDPRLRPTMDEVLATLELMQAPKDVTKISQKIKQCI, encoded by the exons ATGGTGGTAGCTGTCAAGAAACTTAAGCCAGAAAGCTTCCAAGGGCACAGAGAATGGCTT GCAGAGGTTAACTACTTAGGGTTGCTACACCATGAAAATCTAGTGAGGTTAATTGGATATTGCTCAGAGTTTGATAACAGGCTTCTTGTGTATGAGGTCATGGCAAAAGGAAGTTTGGaaaatcatttatttaaaa AGGGAGTTCAGCTTATACCTTGGGCGACACGAATGTGTATTGCAGTAGATGTTGCACGAGGCTTGTCCTTCTTACACGGACTTGAAGCAAATGTGATTTACCGCGACCTCAAGGCTTCAAACATACTACTAGACTCA GATTTCAATGCCAAGCTATCGGATTTTGGTCTGGCAAGAGATGGTCCTAGTGGAGACAGAACTCATGTCTCAACCAGGGTTGTAGGTACTACGGGTTATGCTGCACCAGAATATGTTGCATCAG GTCACTTGACACCAAAGAATGATGTCTACGGCTTTGGAGTTGTTCTCTTGGAGTTGCTATCTGGAAAACGAGCGATAGGTGACGAAAACGCAGGAGGTGCTGATGAAACATTGGTGGACTGGGCAAAACCATTCCTAAGTGATAGCAGGAGAGTACTGAGAATCATGGACACAAGGTTGGGAGGACAGTACTCAAAAAAAGGTGTCCAAACTGCAGCTTCCCTTGCCTTGAGGTGCCTCGACGTTGATCCGAGACTCAGGCCAACCATGGATGAGGTTCTAGCTACACTAGAACTTATGCAAGCACCAAAAGATGTCACTAAGATTTCACAGAAGATTAAACAATGCATATGA
- the LOC132032470 gene encoding probable serine/threonine-protein kinase PBL3 isoform X1 produces the protein MGNCSGKSAKLAHASSSQFFDSKSGPGYEKKDPVHPRKQSFHDSFRQNDSSVPRNLKSFTFNDLKNATRNFRADSLLGEGSFGYVFKGWIDENTFAPCKPGSGMVVAVKKLKPESFQGHREWLAEVNYLGLLHHENLVRLIGYCSEFDNRLLVYEVMAKGSLENHLFKKGVQLIPWATRMCIAVDVARGLSFLHGLEANVIYRDLKASNILLDSDFNAKLSDFGLARDGPSGDRTHVSTRVVGTTGYAAPEYVASGHLTPKNDVYGFGVVLLELLSGKRAIGDENAGGADETLVDWAKPFLSDSRRVLRIMDTRLGGQYSKKGVQTAASLALRCLDVDPRLRPTMDEVLATLELMQAPKDVTKISQKIKQCI, from the exons ATGGGGAATTGCTCTGGAAAATCTGCAAAGCTTGCTCATGCTTCTTCTAGCCAGTTTTTTG ATTCTAAATCTGGCCCTGGATATGAGAAAAAGGATCCGGTTCATCCTCGTAAACAGTCGTTTCATGACAGTTTCCGCCAAAATGATTCATCTGTTCCCAGAAACCTCAAGTCCTTTACCTTCAATGACCTCAAGAATGCCACTAGGAACTTCCGAGCTGATAGTCTTCTCGGGGAGGGAAGTTTTGGATATGTCTTCAAAGGATGGatagatgaaaatacttttgCTCCCTGCAAACCGGGAAGCGGGATGGTGGTAGCTGTCAAGAAACTTAAGCCAGAAAGCTTCCAAGGGCACAGAGAATGGCTT GCAGAGGTTAACTACTTAGGGTTGCTACACCATGAAAATCTAGTGAGGTTAATTGGATATTGCTCAGAGTTTGATAACAGGCTTCTTGTGTATGAGGTCATGGCAAAAGGAAGTTTGGaaaatcatttatttaaaa AGGGAGTTCAGCTTATACCTTGGGCGACACGAATGTGTATTGCAGTAGATGTTGCACGAGGCTTGTCCTTCTTACACGGACTTGAAGCAAATGTGATTTACCGCGACCTCAAGGCTTCAAACATACTACTAGACTCA GATTTCAATGCCAAGCTATCGGATTTTGGTCTGGCAAGAGATGGTCCTAGTGGAGACAGAACTCATGTCTCAACCAGGGTTGTAGGTACTACGGGTTATGCTGCACCAGAATATGTTGCATCAG GTCACTTGACACCAAAGAATGATGTCTACGGCTTTGGAGTTGTTCTCTTGGAGTTGCTATCTGGAAAACGAGCGATAGGTGACGAAAACGCAGGAGGTGCTGATGAAACATTGGTGGACTGGGCAAAACCATTCCTAAGTGATAGCAGGAGAGTACTGAGAATCATGGACACAAGGTTGGGAGGACAGTACTCAAAAAAAGGTGTCCAAACTGCAGCTTCCCTTGCCTTGAGGTGCCTCGACGTTGATCCGAGACTCAGGCCAACCATGGATGAGGTTCTAGCTACACTAGAACTTATGCAAGCACCAAAAGATGTCACTAAGATTTCACAGAAGATTAAACAATGCATATGA
- the LOC132032470 gene encoding probable serine/threonine-protein kinase PBL3 isoform X2 encodes MACMSYGNCNGPGPIARSGICIRKASQRTSFRIQLPVVPGGLARVDTTLAAEVNYLGLLHHENLVRLIGYCSEFDNRLLVYEVMAKGSLENHLFKKGVQLIPWATRMCIAVDVARGLSFLHGLEANVIYRDLKASNILLDSDFNAKLSDFGLARDGPSGDRTHVSTRVVGTTGYAAPEYVASGHLTPKNDVYGFGVVLLELLSGKRAIGDENAGGADETLVDWAKPFLSDSRRVLRIMDTRLGGQYSKKGVQTAASLALRCLDVDPRLRPTMDEVLATLELMQAPKDVTKISQKIKQCI; translated from the exons ATGGCTTGTATGTCATACGGAAACTGTAACGGCCCAGGTCCAATTGCCAG ATCTGGGATTTGTATAAGGAAAGCTTCACAACGAACCTCCTTTCGAATTCAACTACCAGTAGTACCCGGAGGTTTGGCCAGAGTGGATACTACCTTGGCA GCAGAGGTTAACTACTTAGGGTTGCTACACCATGAAAATCTAGTGAGGTTAATTGGATATTGCTCAGAGTTTGATAACAGGCTTCTTGTGTATGAGGTCATGGCAAAAGGAAGTTTGGaaaatcatttatttaaaa AGGGAGTTCAGCTTATACCTTGGGCGACACGAATGTGTATTGCAGTAGATGTTGCACGAGGCTTGTCCTTCTTACACGGACTTGAAGCAAATGTGATTTACCGCGACCTCAAGGCTTCAAACATACTACTAGACTCA GATTTCAATGCCAAGCTATCGGATTTTGGTCTGGCAAGAGATGGTCCTAGTGGAGACAGAACTCATGTCTCAACCAGGGTTGTAGGTACTACGGGTTATGCTGCACCAGAATATGTTGCATCAG GTCACTTGACACCAAAGAATGATGTCTACGGCTTTGGAGTTGTTCTCTTGGAGTTGCTATCTGGAAAACGAGCGATAGGTGACGAAAACGCAGGAGGTGCTGATGAAACATTGGTGGACTGGGCAAAACCATTCCTAAGTGATAGCAGGAGAGTACTGAGAATCATGGACACAAGGTTGGGAGGACAGTACTCAAAAAAAGGTGTCCAAACTGCAGCTTCCCTTGCCTTGAGGTGCCTCGACGTTGATCCGAGACTCAGGCCAACCATGGATGAGGTTCTAGCTACACTAGAACTTATGCAAGCACCAAAAGATGTCACTAAGATTTCACAGAAGATTAAACAATGCATATGA